In Gadus morhua chromosome 9, gadMor3.0, whole genome shotgun sequence, the sequence ACCAGCGCTATGTCCGAGTTCTGTACTCCAACCACCTGCCCTGTGGCCTGTGGGCCAGGCAGCACGTAAGTCCTTCAGTCGTTGATCCATTCTGTACGttaaaggaaaaccaaacaTACTCTTTGAGCTACTCTCAACCCACTGTCTAAACAGTTCCTATTGGCCGACTATACTGTACATATTGAGCAGGGTTATATGTTCAGGCTTTCCTTCCGCTCCAGTCTGAATTGGGGCTGTGTTGCCAGTACGTTTGGTTGAGGTAACCTTgtaccccaacactgccagtaACGATTAACACATGCAGTAGCACTAGTTTAACTAGAAACCTTCCAGTTACAAGTCCAGccactctgcctcctgagctaagTCCACCCACAAGTTGTAAGGGTTTGGGTTTCCCTTTAatgcacacaaactctctctcacacacacacacacacacacacacacacacacacacacacacacacacacacacacacacacacacacacacacacacacacacacacacacctgatgtgggctgggtgtgtgtgcttgggcgcGTCCAGGGTTTACGTGTGGACGGACGAGCAGGGAAAGAAGCTCAAGTGTTCGGCGCCGCTGTACTTCGACTACGCCATGTGCTACGTCCAGGACCTCCTGggagacgaggacgtgttcccCACCAAATCAGGTCCGCCCGGGTCCCCCTTCGCCCCCCACTGTCTGCTTCTGAGGTCCACGCCCATCCCAGGGCCGTAGAGACTATAGACCGGACGGTTGATCCCTAATGGGGCCGGGGTGTTTAGTGCGGGTTGTCTCGATATGTTCTGTAAAGGCATAAACAGGTTTCCCCTTTGTGGACGGTCGATATGCACCTATATCCATCTTTCTATTGTTTTGTATTGATGCACGTTTACACCACGAATGGAGTTCTACAAAAATAGTTAAATTGCATTCATGGATTACATCATATAGACGGCTGTGCTACAAGCATAGTTCATTCAAGTAAGACAAAGAATTGATCGATGACATGTGCACCTATGGTATTTATTTTACGATTAATCCCAAATTGTATAAAGTTCTCATTAATTCCCTCTCCCCCATAAAGGTCCGTCGTGATAGTCTTGTGTCTGCAGTGTCCTCCTAAAGGGGGACCTTCAGTGAcccccccatgtccccccccccctcaggcaCGCCCTTCCCCAGAGGCTTCGTGTTCCTGGTCCAGAAGGTGTTCCTGCTGCTGTTCCGCACGCTGGCCCACTTCTACTGGTCCCACTACCGGGAGACGCTGGCGCTGGGCCTGCACCCCCACCTCAACACCCTGTTCGCCCACCTCACACACTTCTGCCGGCAGCACGCGCTGCTGGAGCCCGAGGACACCGCGCCCCTGCAGGACCTGGTCCGGGCCCTGGAGGGGCGCGGCTACAGCTGagggccccccccacacacagggggccccccacacacacagggggccccccacacacacagggggccccccacacacacagggggccccccacacacacagggggccccccacacacacagggggccccccacacacacagggggctccccacacacacagcgggccccccacacacacagggggccccccacacacagggggctccccacacacacagcggggcccccacacacacacacacacacacacacacacatacagttatacacacaaacaaacacacacagttatacacacccagacacaaacacacacacacacaaacagtaacactgacaaacacacacagtggcacaatcacacacacaaacacacagacacacagacacagacacacacacacacacacaattgcacaatcgcaaacacaaacacaaacacacatacacaaacggtaacactgacagacacacacacacacacacacaaaaacacactgcaTCACGATGGCCGTTTCAATGGTTCACGCATTTGATGTCACCTATGTCTACGACAACGTGCCTACAATGGACaggtggtctgtgtgtgagagggccAATAGCGGACACACCCACTGGCTTCATGCACTCCATAGGCCTGTATTCACTTCTGGCAAACGATGATGTTATTGCTTATGTATTCATGTGTAACAAAATGGCTCCAACTGtcattatctttttttatccGTTTTCCTCATCGCTATAATGaaatataacatttaaaaatatatatttgttgtaGGCCTAATAAGACATAAGGACATTTGGAATAAATGTAAAGGTTTCTTGAGAACGAGTCAAAAGACAGTGTAGCTGACGAAATGCTAAATGAAATATGCAAAAATTCTAATGTATTCAAACGACGTTGGCCGATGTTGGCAATGGGGAATAATATGccaacgtttttgttttttttctctttttgtaaATACACTTTGTTTATGTTACAATTGTGacggtttattttttttcacattgtCCACTAATTTAATATCCACATTAAGGGAAAAGGCGTAGACTGTAGGTCCTGTTTAAATATCGAAGTTGGTTATTTTGCCTGTGATTTTAAGCCATATTGCTCCAGAGAAGTTTCTACAGTAGTTgttgatctttcattttgacaGTGTGTCCGGTGTTTGGTGTCTTCCCTGATGATGGATTTAAGTGTTTGGAGAAGGTTTGGACATGTGGGATTGGTACCTGTCCTCGAGCACTAGAAGAGCTTACCCTGCTCCCAGGACAGTGTACGCTGCACGTCTATCACACAGGAGCTAGGGACAACTACGCAGAGTCCTTACCTGAGCCCTGAATGAATCGACGTTCCCAGAATTAGTCGACATCTTTCCTGAGTCACGGTGACTCTACATTGGGTTCTGGACCAACCTTCCTGGACaagaagaaagacagagagaatatAACCAAATCATGGATGTGGTGTACATGGAGCATCTATTGAAAAACCTTATCAATTGTCCCTTGATGAGATAAGGGATATCTATGCAATACGTTATAACTCAAACTATATGTTTCACAAatgatttgtgtgtttatgtgttgtgaTAACCCACTATTGTTAAAGCTAATGAATTATCACTCATTCCAGAACATCTGTGAAAGACTTTGCCGGGACCAAACCTAAACTGGTAAAATAACAGTAGTAATTCACAACCAACACAACGCGACAGCCAAATATGAAAGAGCACTGACTGAAATCAACATTGTATCCTGGAGGCCTATTGGCCTACTGTCACCTAGAGTGGCCTTTGGTTCCAACTATGGTAGGGCCTATAAAATACTCATATCAAACAATTTATAGCACCCTTTCCAGAATGTTGACATACAGCAATATGCTGTTCAATTCATATTTATTCAATGATGATTTATAGTTTTCTTTGTTGTCCTCAACACTATATATCTATCTGTCTCAGAGATATAAAACTGTAATCCTTGTTGAATGTCActtatttcatttaatttgaagTCAACTTAATGCTACTGCAATTTATCACAATAACACAAAGGGCTTTACCTGGCTGGTCAACATGACAAAAACGTCTTCAGGAGCAATGAATGCGTAGGCCTAACTGTCGACTTGCTATGAACTGCTATGAACTTGGGAGCTGGGAAACTTTTCCTGGTTGTAATCCTATAAAGTAGGCCTTTATGAGGTGGCATATCGAGGTCATGTGGCCGATGTTTTTAAATGACTGCAGTCAGTAATGTGAATATGCCATTATTATTTTGAGAATCCAAAACACTGACGAACATGGGCATCATAATCAATGTGGAAGAATCCACAATGGTAACTGTTGATAGGAGAATCGATAGAACTACATCCCGCTGCATTCGATATGCACctccattacattacattacaagaTACATTTCTTATGATTCATACTGtacatatttgtgtttgttaaaAAACAGCATAGTGTATAAATGGGAGACTGGCACTCTTTGCACAGCCACTGCATGTGTATTTATCTATGGTTTATTGTTTGCATATGAGGTGTTGCGGGAAAGGTCTTGATGACAATTTAGCCAATTTAACACCTAAAGTCAAAACTTGGGAACAACTTTTCTACGCGATACTAGAGTGAATAAGGGGACACAAGTGAAAGGTTCAATGTATtaatttttacatttaaaaaccATAAAACATTATAATATTTCAAATGAAATACTTATCTAACgataagtgagtgagtgaagtcTGCTAATGCCAACTAAGTCCTGGATAGGAACATTGAGATTTTCTACATAAATGTTGATTCCTCTCAGGATAGCTGTAGGTcactttccaaaaaaaaaatcacctgCTAAATCACTTCATGTTGGGCATAAACATTAACCACTGCGGTGCCAAGTCTGttaagtatttaaaaaaat encodes:
- the LOC115550259 gene encoding MOB kinase activator 2 — encoded protein: MGGCQSYPSASETDAIHDSSDPNHEKLGIDNNNQEQRPYLQRQNVSLRIPHADMSLLTTRPPGVDEAEWLATNTIAFFKNINLLTSAMSEFCTPTTCPVACGPGSTVYVWTDEQGKKLKCSAPLYFDYAMCYVQDLLGDEDVFPTKSGTPFPRGFVFLVQKVFLLLFRTLAHFYWSHYRETLALGLHPHLNTLFAHLTHFCRQHALLEPEDTAPLQDLVRALEGRGYS